Proteins co-encoded in one Dasypus novemcinctus isolate mDasNov1 chromosome 18, mDasNov1.1.hap2, whole genome shotgun sequence genomic window:
- the ZNF865 gene encoding zinc finger protein 865, whose translation MEANPAGSGAAGGGSSALGGEDGVHFQSYPFDFLEFLNHQRFEPMELYGEHAKAVAALPCAPGPQPPAPPPPAAPQYDYPPQSSFKPKAEVPSSSSSSSSSSSSSSSSSQAKKPDAPLPPAFGAPPPPLFDAAFPAPQWGIVDLSGHQHLFGNLKRGGPAAGPGVAPGLGAPAGAPGPLPAPAQTPPGPAAGAACDPAKDDKGYFRRLKYLMERRFPCGVCQKSFKQSSHLVQHMLVHSGERPYECGVCGRTYNHVSSLIRHRRCHKDAPPAGPPAGPPAPAPLGLPAAPAAPPAAAPCPPAAPAAPAAPPAAASEGSAAAGAPAAVGGGAGPAGGGEGPFACPLCWKVFKKPSHLHQHQIIHTGEKPFSCSACGKSFNRRESLKRHVKTHSAELLRLPCGVCGKAFRDAAYLLKHQAAHAGAGGPRPSYPCELCGKSYSAPQSLLRHKAAHGPPAAAPKDAAGPGAPPPPAFPAGPYLLPPEPPAGDSEKAAAAAAAVVYGAVPVPLLGAHPLLLGGAGAGAGAAAPGAPGKTFCCGICGRGFGRRETLKRHERIHTGEKPHQCPVCGKRFRESFHLSKHHVVHTRERPYKCELCGKVFGYPQSLTRHRQVHRLQLPCALAGAAGLPGAQGPPGSCGPGASATSAGPAEALSYACSDCGEHFPDLFHVMSHKEAHMAEKPYGCDACGKTFGFIENLMWHKLVHQAAPERLLPPAPGAAQTPDGSGGADAAAVLDNGLAGEVGAAVAALAGVAGGEDAGGAAAAGAGGGAAAAGPERFSCATCGQSFKHFLGLVTHKYVHLVRRTLGCGLCGQSFAGAYDLLLHRRSHRQKRGFRCPVCGKRFWEAALLMRHQRCHTEQRPYRCGVCGRGFLRSWYLRQHRVVHTGERAFKCGVCAKRFAQSSSLAEHRRLHAVARPQRCGACGKTFRYRSNLLEHQRLHLGERAYRCEHCGKGFFYLSSVLRHQRAHEPPRPELRCPACLKAFKDPGYFRKHLAAHQGGRPFRCSSCGEGFANTYGLKKHRLAHKAEGLGGPGAGAGALAGKDA comes from the coding sequence ATGGAGGCAAACCCGGCGGGCAGCGGCGCCGCGGGCGGCGGGAGCAGCGCCCTAGGGGGCGAGGACGGGGTCCACTTCCAGAGCTACCCTTTCGACTTCCTGGAGTTCCTCAACCACCAGCGCTTCGAGCCCATGGAGCTGTACGGGGAGCACGCCAAGGCGGTGGCGGCGCTGCCCTgcgcccccggcccccagcccccggccccgcccccgccggccgCGCCCCAGTACGACTACCCGCCCCAGTCCAGCTTCAAGCCCAAGGCCGAGGTGCCCTCGTCGTCGTCCTCGTCGTCCTCGTCGTCGTCCTCGTCGTCGTCCTCCTCCCAAGCCAAGAAGCCCGACGCGCCCCTGCCCCCCGCCTTCGGGGCGCCCCCGCCGCCGCTCTTCGACGCCGCCTTCCCCGCCCCGCAGTGGGGCATCGTGGACCTCTCGGGCCACCAGCACCTCTTCGGGAACCTGAAGCGAGGAGGCCCGGCCGCCGGGCCGGGGGTGGCCCCGGGGCTGGGCGCCCCCGCGGGGGCTCCGGGCCCGCTGCCCGCGCCCGCGCAGACGCCGCCCGGGCCGGCTGCGGGGGCGGCCTGCGACCCCGCCAAGGACGACAAGGGCTACTTCCGCCGGCTCAAGTACCTGATGGAGCGGCGCTTCCCGTGCGGCGTGTGCCAGAAGTCGTTCAAGCAGTCGTCGCACCTGGTGCAGCACATGCTGGTGCACTCGGGCGAGCGGCCCTACGAGTGCGGCGTGTGCGGCCGCACCTACAACCACGTCTCCAGCCTCATCCGCCACCGCCGCTGCCACAAGGACGCGCCGCCCGCCGGcccgcccgccggcccgcccgcgcccgcgccgctGGGCctgcccgccgcccccgccgcgccccccgccgccgccccgtGCCCCCCggccgcgcccgccgcgcccgccgcgccccccgccgccgcctccgAGGGCAGCGCGGCGGCCGGCGCCCCCGCGGCCGTgggcggcggcgcgggcccgGCGGGGGGCGGCGAGGGCCCGTTCGCCTGCCCGCTCTGCTGGAAGGTCTTCAAGAAGCCGAGCCACCTGCACCAGCACCAGATCATCCACACGGGCGAGAAGCCCTTCTCCTGCTCGGCCTGCGGCAAGAGCTTCAACCGGCGCGAGAGCCTCAAGCGGCACGTGAAGACGCACTCGGCCGAGCTGCTGCGCCTGCCGTGCGGCGTGTGCGGCAAGGCCTTCCGCGACGCCGCCTACCTGCTCAAGCACCAggcggcgcacgccggcgccggCGGCCCGCGGCCCAGCTACCCGTGCGAGCTGTGCGGCAAGTCCTACTCGGCGCCGCAGAGCCTGCTGCGGCACAAGGCGGCGCAcgggccgcccgccgccgcgcccAAGGACGCCGCGGGCCCCggcgcgccgccgccgcccgccttCCCCGCCGGCCCCTACCTGCTGCCGCCCGAGCCGCCCGCCGGCGACAGCGAgaaggcggcggcggcggcggcggccgtggTCTACGGCGCGGTGCCCGTGCCGCTGCTGGGCGCCCACCCGCTGCTGCTCGGGGGCGCGGGCGCCGGCGCAGGGGCCGCCGCGCCCGGCGCGCCCGGCAAGACCTTCTGCTGCGGCATCTGCGGGCGCGGCTTCGGGCGCCGCGAGACCCTGAAGCGCCACGAGCGGATCCACACGGGCGAGAAGCCGCACCAGTGCCCGGTGTGCGGGAAGCGCTTCCGCGAGTCCTTCCACCTGAGCAAGCACCACGTGGTGCACACGCGCGAGCGGCCCTACAAGTGCGAGCTCTGCGGCAAGGTCTTCGGCTACCCGCAGAGCCTCACCCGCCACCGCCAGGTGCACCGGCTGCAGCTGCCCTGCGCGCTGGCCGGGGCCGCCGGCCTCCCGGGCGCCCAGGGCCCGCCCGGCTCGTGCGGCCCCGGGGCCTCGGCCACGTCGGCGGGTCCGGCCGAGGCGCTGAGCTACGCCTGCTCGGACTGCGGCGAGCACTTCCCCGACCTCTTCCACGTCATGAGCCACAAGGAGGCCCACATGGCCGAGAAGCCGTACGGCTGCGACGCCTGCGGCAAGACCTTCGGCTTCATCGAGAACCTCATGTGGCACAAGCTAGTGCACCAGGCCGCCCCCGAGCGCCTGCTCCCGCCCGCGCCCGGCGCCGCGCAGACTCCCGACGGCTCCGGCGGGGCGGACGCGGCCGCCGTGCTGGACAACGGGCTGGCGGGCGAGGTGGGGGCGGCCGTGGCGGCGCTGGCGGGGGTGGCCGGGGGCGAGGACGCGGGGGgcgcggcggcggccggggcgggcgggggcgcggcggcggcggggccggAGCGCTTCAGCTGCGCCACGTGCGGCCAGAGCTTCAAGCACTTCCTGGGCCTGGTGACCCACAAGTACGTGCATCTGGTCCGCCGGACCCTGGGCTGCGGCCTCTGCGGCCAGAGCTTCGCCGGCGCCTACGACCTGCTCCTGCACCGCCGCAGCCACCGGCAGAAGCGGGGCTTCCGCTGCCCGGTGTGCGGCAAGCGCTTCTGGGAGGCGGCCCTGCTGATGCGGCACCAGCGCTGCCACACGGAGCAGCGGCCCTACCGGTGCGGCGTGTGCGGCCGCGGCTTCCTGCGCTCCTGGTACCTGCGGCAGCACCGCGTGGTGCACACCGGCGAGCGCGCCTTCAAGTGCGGCGTGTGCGCCAAGCGCTTCGCGCAGTCGTCCAGCCTGGCGGAGCACCGGCGGCTGCACGCCGTGGCCCGGCCCCAGCGCTGCGGCGCCTGCGGCAAGACCTTCCGCTACCGCTCCAACCTGCTGGAGCACCAGCGGCTGCACCTGGGCGAGCGCGCCTACCGCTGCGAGCACTGCGGCAAGGGCTTCTTCTACCTGAGCTCGGTGCTGCGGCACCAGCGCGCGCACGAGCCGCCGCGGCCCGAGCTGCGCTGCCCCGCCTGCCTCAAGGCCTTCAAGGACCCCGGCTACTTCCGCAAACACCTGGCGGCGCACCAGGGCGGCCGGCCCTTCCGCTGCTCGTCCTGCGGGGAGGGCTTCGCCAACACCTATGGCCTCAAGAAGCACCGGCTGGCCCACAAGGCCGAGGGCCTCGGCGGCCCGGGAGCAGGGGCGGGCGCCCTGGCGGGGAAGGACGCCTGA
- the ZNF784 gene encoding zinc finger protein 784, whose amino-acid sequence MAAARPERSGPSSPTPESRSPEPPDLVLVPDDARPSTPPSDLIEIQVVKVTDTTLAPEPPEPGSLHCALCPAAFRLVSELLFHEHGHLSGAEGGGQGGDPSRCHVCGHSCPGPASLRAHYSLHTGERPFRCPLCPRAFKALAALLRHQHRHGVEPGTSRRSPGVAAAREQRPGVPQERSEVVMAAAAAGAAVGKPFACRFCAKAFRRSSDMRDHERVHTGERPYHCGICGKGFTQSSVLSGHARIHTGERPFRCTLCDRTFNNSSNFRKHQRTHFHGPGPGLGDSGSQLGPVAEGSGSGCGAGNTLEEGRGETVKVKVEVDQ is encoded by the exons ATGGCGGCCGCGCGCCCGGAACGTTCGGGTCCGAGCTCACCGACCCCGGAGTCCCGTTCTCCCGAGCCTCCGGACCTG GTCCTGGTGCCCGACGACGCCCGCCCCTCTACGCCCCCGAGTGACCTCATCGAGATCCAGGTGGTGAAGGTGACAGATACCACCCTGGCCCCCGAGCCCCCGGAACCAGGCTCTCTCCACTGTGCCTTGTGTCCGGCTGCCTTCCGGCTGGTTTCCGAGCTGCTGTTCCACGAACATGGGCACCTGTCAGGGGCTGAGGGGGGCGGGCAGGGTGGGGACCCAAGCCGATGTCATGTGTGCGGCCACAGCTGCCCAGGCCCCGCCAGCCTCCGTGCCCACTACAGCTTGCACACAGGCGAGCGGCCCTTCCGCTGCCCGCTCTGCCCCCGCGCCTTCAAGGCCTTGGCAGCTCTGCTCCGGCACCAGCACCGACACGGCGTGGAGCCGGGGACCTCTCGGAGGTCTCCGGGAGTGGCGGCAGCTCGAGAACAGAGGCCGGGGGTGCCCCAGGAGAGGTCGGAGGTGGTGATGGCGGCTgcggcagcaggagcagcagtgGGGAAGCCTTTTGCTTGCAGGTTCTGCGCCAAAGCGTTCCGCCGCTCCTCAGACATGCGCGACCACGAGCGGGTGCACACGGGCGAGCGGCCGTACCACTGCGGTATCTGCGGCAAGGGCTTCACGCAGTCCTCGGTGCTGAGCGGCCATGCCCGCATCCACACGGGGGAACGCCCTTTCCGCTGTACCCTCTGTGACCGCACTTTCAACAACTCCTCCAACTTCCGCAAGCACCAGCGCACCCACTTCCATGGGCCAGGACCTGGGTTGGGAGACTCTGGAAGCCAGCTGGGACCGGTGGCGGAGGGGTCAGGGAGCGGGTGTGGGGCAGGAAACACCCTGGAAGAGGGGCGTGGGGAAACAGTGAAGGTGAAGGTGGAGGTTGACCAGTAG